A single region of the Triticum dicoccoides isolate Atlit2015 ecotype Zavitan chromosome 2B, WEW_v2.0, whole genome shotgun sequence genome encodes:
- the LOC119360496 gene encoding uncharacterized protein LOC119360496: MGNCQAADAAAVVIQHPGDGKVERLHWPATAADVMRRNPGHYVALVVLHQVSGGGVGVNPAVPGEGSARITKVKLLKPRDTLHLGQVYRLITSQGNFIERCNH, translated from the exons ATGGGGAACTGCCAGGCGGCGGACGCGGCGGCCGTGGTGATCCAGCACCCGGGCGACGGCAAGGTCGAGCGCCTCCACTGGCCGGCCACCGCGGCGGACGTCATGCGCAGGAACCCCGGCCACTACGTCGCCCTCGTTGTCCTACATCAGGTCTCTGGCGGCGGCGTTGGCGTCAACCCCGCCGTACCCGGAGAAGGAAGTGCCAGGATAACCAAGGTGAAGCTCCTCAAGCCCCGGGACACGCTCCACCTCGGCCAGGTCTACCGCCTCATCACCTCCCAAG GGAATTTCATTGAACGATGCAACCATTAA
- the LOC119367173 gene encoding uncharacterized protein LOC119367173, which produces MGNCQAADAAAVVIQHPGDGKVERLHWPTTAADVMRRNPGHYVALVVLHHVEAEPEPAVAGERGGARITKVKLLKPRDTLLLGQVYRLITSQEVSKAVQTRKQERMRGCDEAIERERPRLHRRRHPPRSRGDDPTTAARGGQRQPADHQERRRLETDRRHRSIVAASGRGRHWRPALQSITESSSSGHVSVNELEK; this is translated from the exons ATGGGGAACTGCCAGGCGGCGGACGCGGCGGCCGTGGTGATCCAGCACCCGGGCGACGGCAAGGTCGAGCGCCTTCACTGGCCGACCACCGCGGCGGACGTCATGCGCAGGAACCCCGGCCACTACGTCGCCCTCGTCGTCCTGCATCACGTCGAAGCCGAGCCCgagcccgccgtcgccggagaaagAGGAGGTGCCAGGATAACCAAGGTGAAGCTCCTCAAGCCCAGGGACACGCTCCTTCTTGGCCAGGTCTACCGCCTCATCACTTCCCAAG AGGTGAGCAAGGCCGTGCAGACGAGGAAGCAGGAGAGGATGCGCGGCTGCGACGAGGCCATCGAGCGGGAGCGGCCGCGGCTGCACCGTCGGCGGCACCCGCCAAGGTCGAGGGGCGACGATCCAACCACGGCCGCCAGAGGCGGACAGAGGCAGCCCGCCGATCATCAGGAACGGAGGCGGCTGGAGACGGACCGGCGACACCGGAGCATCGTCGCCGCCAGCGGCAGAGGCCGGCACTGGCGACCGGCGTTGCAGAGCATTACAGAGTCGTCATCGAGCGGACACGTCTCTGTAAACGAACTAGAAAAGTAG